In Microbacterium maritypicum, the following are encoded in one genomic region:
- a CDS encoding IclR family transcriptional regulator — protein MIQAIDRAAKILELLQGARHLGITDLAAALSLPPSTVHGIVKSLRSHGLVAKERGGQRYMLGPTLLRLSNVYLDTLDVRARAMRWTQELARRTDLSVRLGAPHFTDVLVIHHNLRPDDSQQMLETGVAIPAHASAMGKVLLAYDQGFQQSVFEQPLRSLTGDTITDVARLTLELPAIAERGTAGEFDEAVLGESSLAAPVADASNDIVAAVAVVLPTSQTPASDAIMNALRETARNISRELGATSWPPRIAPADD, from the coding sequence GTGATCCAGGCCATCGACCGCGCGGCGAAGATCCTCGAACTGCTCCAGGGAGCACGCCACCTCGGCATCACCGACCTCGCCGCAGCCCTCAGCCTGCCGCCGTCGACCGTGCACGGGATCGTGAAGTCGCTGCGATCGCACGGCCTCGTCGCGAAGGAGCGCGGTGGCCAGCGCTACATGCTCGGGCCGACGCTGCTGCGCCTGAGCAACGTGTACCTCGACACCCTCGACGTGCGCGCGCGGGCCATGCGCTGGACGCAGGAGCTCGCTCGTCGCACCGACCTCTCCGTGCGGCTCGGCGCCCCCCACTTCACCGACGTGCTCGTCATCCACCACAACCTTCGTCCCGACGACAGCCAGCAGATGCTCGAGACCGGCGTCGCCATCCCCGCGCACGCCTCCGCGATGGGCAAGGTGCTGCTCGCCTACGACCAGGGATTCCAGCAGAGCGTCTTCGAGCAGCCGCTGCGCAGCCTCACCGGCGACACGATCACCGACGTCGCCCGCCTCACCCTGGAGCTCCCCGCGATCGCGGAGCGCGGCACCGCGGGCGAATTCGACGAGGCCGTGCTGGGCGAGTCCTCGCTCGCCGCCCCCGTCGCCGACGCCTCGAACGACATCGTCGCGGCGGTCGCGGTCGTGTTGCCGACCTCGCAGACGCCGGCCTCCGACGCCATCATGAACGCGTTGCGCGAGACCGCCAGGAACATCTCGCGGGAACTCGGAGCGACCTCGTGGCCGCCCCGCATCGCGCCCGCCGACGACTGA
- the dhaK gene encoding dihydroxyacetone kinase subunit DhaK, with protein MKKLINAPEDVLVESLKGVALAHPELSVDLENHVITRATPKAQGKVAIVSGGGSGHEPLHGGFVGTGMLDAAVAGEVFTSPTPDRVQVATKAVDRGAGVLHIVKNYTGDVLNFEMAAELASMEGIEVGSITVDDDVAVQDSLYTAGRRGVGLTVLLEKIVGAAAEEGRDLAAVVELAKKVNGQGRSMGMALTSCTVPAAGKPTFDLPDDQMEIGIGIHGEPGRHREPLAPASDIARQLVEPILADIDAAGPAIVMLNGMGATPLIELYLMYAEVAAILEKSGVQIARNLVGNYITSLDMAGCSVTVLKADDELLRLWDAPVNTPGLRWGA; from the coding sequence ATGAAGAAGCTCATCAACGCCCCCGAGGACGTTCTCGTCGAATCACTGAAGGGGGTCGCGCTCGCTCACCCCGAGCTCTCGGTCGACCTGGAGAACCACGTCATCACGCGGGCGACGCCCAAGGCGCAGGGCAAGGTCGCCATCGTGTCCGGTGGCGGTTCGGGCCACGAGCCCCTGCACGGCGGCTTCGTCGGCACCGGGATGTTGGATGCCGCCGTGGCCGGCGAGGTCTTCACCTCCCCGACGCCGGACCGCGTCCAGGTCGCCACCAAGGCCGTCGACCGCGGGGCCGGCGTGCTCCACATCGTGAAGAACTACACCGGCGACGTGCTGAACTTCGAGATGGCCGCCGAGCTCGCCTCCATGGAGGGGATCGAGGTGGGCAGCATCACGGTGGACGATGACGTCGCCGTGCAGGATTCCCTGTACACGGCAGGTCGCCGCGGCGTGGGTCTGACTGTGCTGCTCGAGAAGATCGTCGGTGCCGCCGCGGAAGAGGGCCGCGACCTCGCCGCTGTCGTGGAACTCGCCAAGAAGGTCAACGGCCAGGGTCGCTCGATGGGCATGGCGCTCACCAGCTGCACGGTTCCCGCCGCGGGCAAGCCCACCTTCGACCTCCCCGACGACCAGATGGAGATCGGCATCGGCATCCACGGTGAGCCCGGTCGTCATCGCGAACCGCTCGCTCCGGCATCCGACATCGCCCGGCAGCTGGTGGAGCCGATCCTCGCCGACATCGATGCCGCAGGCCCCGCAATCGTGATGCTCAACGGCATGGGTGCGACACCGCTGATCGAGCTGTACCTGATGTACGCCGAGGTCGCGGCGATCCTCGAGAAGTCCGGGGTGCAGATCGCGCGGAACCTGGTCGGCAACTACATCACCTCGCTCGACATGGCGGGCTGCTCGGTCACGGTGCTCAAGGCGGATGACGAGCTGCTGCGCCTGTGGGACGCCCCGGTGAACACCCCCGGCCTGCGGTGGGGTGCGTGA
- a CDS encoding RecQ family ATP-dependent DNA helicase translates to MTSLAPADTRGAALAALRELVGRPGADFHDGQYEAIEALVEGRRRALVVQRTGWGKSAVYFVATLLLRRQGAGPTVLVSPLLALMRDQIAAAERAGVRAVAINSTNAHEWSDVLAQLDRDEVDVLLVSPERLNNPAFREQQLPALVRRIGMLVVDEAHCISDWGHDFRPDYRRLRDLIAQMPADVPVLATTATANSRVVADVAEQLGSLQAGETVEGDAAPVLTIRGPLARTSLRLGVLRLRDSASRLAWLLSHLDDLPGSGIIYTLTVAAAVDTARLLRDHGHDVRAYTGQTDTDERAESEGMLKRNEVKALVATSALGMGFDKPDLGFVLHLGAPSSPVAYYQQVGRAGRASESADVLLLPGVEDRDIWHYFATASMPDRERAERVIGALGDAPISTPALEAMVDIRRTPLELLLKVLDVDGAVRRVQGGWVATGEPWAYDAERYERIAAERIAEQQHMIDYEQTDGCRMEFLQRSLDDDTAAPCGRCDNCAGGWFPREIGESATTQAAESLDRVGVPIEPRRAWPTGADRLEVPVKGRIPTDEQAGEGRALARLTDLGWGGALRELFAAGATDAPVTPQLLQACIRVLAGWGWGERPVAVVALPSRSHPLLVDSLARGLADVGRLPYLGALEPVGGGPTGQPGGNSVFRLGGVWDRFSAEHLDVPAGPVLLVDDLVDSRWTMTVAARVLRQAGATQVLPFALALRG, encoded by the coding sequence ATGACCTCCCTCGCTCCTGCCGACACCCGGGGCGCCGCGCTCGCCGCTCTGCGCGAGCTCGTCGGCCGACCGGGCGCCGACTTCCACGACGGCCAGTACGAGGCGATCGAGGCGCTGGTCGAAGGGCGCCGGCGTGCGCTCGTGGTGCAGCGCACGGGATGGGGCAAGTCCGCGGTGTACTTCGTCGCGACGCTGCTGCTGCGACGTCAGGGCGCGGGACCGACCGTGCTCGTCTCGCCGCTGCTGGCGCTCATGCGCGACCAGATCGCCGCCGCCGAGCGTGCGGGAGTGCGCGCGGTCGCGATCAACTCGACCAACGCGCACGAGTGGTCCGACGTGCTCGCGCAGCTCGATCGCGACGAGGTCGACGTGCTGCTGGTCTCACCCGAGCGGCTCAACAACCCGGCCTTCCGCGAGCAGCAGCTGCCGGCGCTCGTGCGTCGCATCGGGATGCTCGTGGTCGATGAGGCGCACTGCATCAGCGACTGGGGCCACGACTTCCGCCCCGACTACCGGCGGCTGCGTGATCTGATCGCGCAGATGCCGGCGGACGTGCCGGTGCTCGCGACCACCGCGACCGCGAACAGTCGGGTCGTGGCCGATGTCGCGGAGCAGCTCGGCAGCCTCCAGGCGGGCGAGACGGTAGAGGGTGACGCGGCGCCCGTGCTCACGATCCGCGGGCCGCTCGCACGGACCTCGCTGCGTCTCGGCGTGCTGCGGCTGCGCGACTCGGCGAGCCGCCTGGCCTGGCTGCTGAGCCACCTCGATGATCTGCCGGGGTCCGGCATCATCTACACGCTGACCGTCGCCGCGGCGGTCGACACGGCCCGGCTGCTGCGTGATCACGGGCACGACGTCCGCGCGTACACCGGGCAGACCGACACCGACGAGCGCGCGGAGTCCGAGGGGATGCTCAAGCGTAACGAGGTCAAGGCGCTGGTCGCGACCAGCGCGCTGGGCATGGGGTTCGACAAGCCCGATCTGGGCTTCGTCCTGCACCTCGGTGCCCCATCCTCGCCTGTGGCCTATTACCAGCAGGTCGGCCGAGCCGGTCGAGCGAGCGAGAGCGCCGACGTGCTGCTGCTCCCCGGCGTCGAAGACCGCGATATCTGGCACTACTTCGCCACCGCGTCGATGCCCGACCGGGAACGGGCGGAGCGGGTGATCGGCGCGCTCGGCGACGCGCCGATCTCGACACCGGCACTCGAGGCGATGGTCGACATCCGGCGGACGCCGCTCGAGCTGCTGCTCAAGGTGCTCGACGTCGACGGTGCGGTGCGACGCGTGCAGGGCGGCTGGGTCGCGACGGGCGAGCCCTGGGCGTACGATGCCGAGCGCTACGAGCGCATCGCCGCCGAGCGCATCGCCGAGCAGCAGCACATGATCGACTACGAGCAGACCGACGGATGCCGCATGGAGTTCCTGCAGCGCTCGCTCGATGATGACACGGCCGCTCCCTGCGGACGGTGCGACAACTGCGCGGGCGGATGGTTCCCCCGCGAGATCGGGGAGTCGGCGACCACCCAGGCCGCGGAGTCGCTCGACCGGGTCGGTGTTCCGATCGAACCTCGTCGTGCCTGGCCGACCGGTGCCGATCGGTTGGAGGTGCCGGTCAAGGGCCGCATCCCCACCGACGAGCAGGCGGGAGAGGGACGAGCCCTGGCTCGACTCACGGATCTCGGGTGGGGCGGTGCGCTGCGCGAGCTCTTCGCCGCGGGGGCGACGGATGCCCCGGTGACGCCGCAGTTGCTGCAGGCCTGCATCCGTGTGCTCGCCGGGTGGGGCTGGGGCGAGCGGCCGGTGGCCGTGGTCGCCCTGCCGTCGCGGTCGCATCCGCTGCTCGTCGACTCGCTCGCGCGCGGCCTCGCCGACGTCGGACGACTGCCCTATCTCGGAGCGCTCGAACCGGTCGGTGGCGGTCCTACCGGGCAGCCGGGCGGCAACAGCGTGTTCCGCCTCGGCGGCGTCTGGGATCGGTTCAGTGCCGAGCACCTCGACGTTCCGGCGGGGCCGGTGCTTCTCGTGGACGACCTGGTCGACAGCCGGTGGACGATGACGGTCGCCGCCCGGGTGCTACGGCAGGCCGGTGCGACTCAGGTGCTGCCGTTCGCGCTGGCGTTGCGCGGCTGA